From Candidatus Pedobacter colombiensis, one genomic window encodes:
- a CDS encoding glycosyltransferase family 4 protein, with protein MPKRILFLTLETFSAAGGIQSMNRTLAYSLHELCKKNNWDINLYCLNDLSSDVMSQYLPSVCFKGFGKNKTIFALNSIMNGMNTDLVLLSHVNSAVIGLVIRLLNPKCKIWLVAHGIEVWQPLRGWKNKIWKTADRFICVSRFTKSKIISLHHANPSQCLVLNNALDPFIKLPENFDKPAYLLGRYGLRAEDRVLFTLTRIASTEKFKGYEQVIAAVGRIKQRIPTIKYILAGPCELTEKRRLEKLAADQGLSDHFILTGYIEEKELGDHYLLADLFVLPSKKEGFGIVFIEAMAFGLPVICGNVDGSVDAVRHEDMGLAIDPDDIEALEMAIIQKLSLSLTIDNRKSIQSQCLKHFNEPDYRRVLAQLIKDETFD; from the coding sequence ATGCCGAAAAGAATACTCTTCTTAACACTGGAAACATTCAGCGCAGCTGGTGGCATCCAAAGCATGAACCGGACTTTGGCATATTCATTACATGAGCTATGTAAAAAAAATAACTGGGACATTAACTTATATTGTTTAAATGATCTTTCTTCCGATGTGATGTCACAATATTTACCATCTGTTTGTTTTAAAGGATTCGGCAAAAACAAGACCATATTTGCTTTAAACAGCATAATGAATGGAATGAACACAGACCTTGTGCTGCTGAGTCACGTTAATAGCGCTGTAATTGGCCTTGTTATACGCTTACTCAATCCCAAATGCAAGATATGGTTGGTGGCACATGGCATAGAGGTTTGGCAGCCTTTAAGGGGATGGAAGAATAAAATCTGGAAAACTGCAGACCGATTTATATGCGTAAGCCGATTTACAAAATCGAAAATCATAAGCCTACACCATGCAAATCCATCGCAATGCCTCGTTTTAAACAATGCATTAGATCCTTTTATAAAACTGCCTGAAAATTTCGACAAGCCTGCATACCTTTTAGGACGGTATGGACTCAGGGCCGAAGATCGGGTGCTTTTTACGTTAACACGTATCGCTTCCACAGAAAAATTTAAAGGTTATGAGCAGGTAATAGCTGCTGTTGGTCGGATTAAACAACGCATTCCAACGATCAAATACATTTTGGCAGGGCCATGTGAGCTCACTGAAAAAAGGCGTTTGGAAAAATTGGCGGCAGACCAGGGGCTCAGTGATCATTTTATCCTAACCGGATATATTGAAGAAAAAGAACTTGGGGATCATTACCTACTGGCAGACCTGTTTGTATTGCCCAGTAAAAAGGAAGGTTTCGGAATTGTGTTTATAGAAGCGATGGCATTTGGTCTGCCGGTTATTTGCGGCAATGTGGATGGCAGTGTTGATGCAGTCCGCCATGAAGATATGGGACTGGCTATCGATCCGGACGATATTGAAGCGTTAGAAATGGCCATCATTCAGAAATTAAGCCTGAGTTTAACAATTGATAACAGGAAAAGTATTCAGAGCCAATGCTTAAAACACTTTAATGAACCGGATTACAGGCGTGTTTTAGCACAATTGATAAAAGATGAAACCTTTGATTGA
- a CDS encoding UpxY family transcription antiterminator, translating to MVEHQKIKKWLPVYTSSRAEKKAYQALLGKDIEAYLPLHRQLKQWSDRKKWVDEPLIKSYLFVRIAPEQQTDVLMTKGISRFIYFSGKIATMPDKQIEDLKLLLASPYELEITEERLQPGEKIEIKAGPLKGIRGEIIAYRSQRQLLLRLGDLQHSIIVNVAASLIERIP from the coding sequence ATGGTGGAGCATCAGAAGATAAAGAAATGGCTGCCGGTTTACACCAGCTCGCGCGCTGAAAAGAAAGCGTACCAAGCTTTATTGGGCAAAGATATTGAAGCCTACCTGCCGCTTCACCGTCAACTAAAGCAGTGGAGTGACAGAAAAAAGTGGGTTGATGAGCCATTGATCAAATCATACTTATTTGTTCGTATTGCTCCGGAACAGCAAACAGATGTGCTCATGACCAAAGGCATTTCCCGCTTCATTTATTTTTCGGGAAAGATTGCGACTATGCCCGACAAGCAAATTGAAGACCTTAAATTACTACTGGCCAGCCCTTATGAACTGGAAATTACGGAAGAACGGTTGCAACCGGGCGAAAAAATAGAGATTAAAGCTGGTCCTTTAAAAGGGATTAGAGGAGAAATCATAGCATACAGATCTCAACGGCAATTGCTTTTGAGATTGGGAGACCTACAGCATTCCATCATTGTGAATGTTGCAGCATCCTTAATTGAAAGAATACCTTAA